A genome region from Mycobacterium florentinum includes the following:
- a CDS encoding SecDF P1 head subdomain-containing protein, whose protein sequence is MLATTTARLTSAILLGALCCGCHPAQHPTATSTSTAAPATPSVAPVVRIAPLPVRPVEKSQPTTPDKCPATNPAAPAPSSGVLVTCDLTRTTRYTLGPEMMRLELTHVDAPKPLTADFYQVILTVDPASETAWAGFTAAHPHAHIAFIRDDLVLEAPMIQEQVTSGQIALTTQTAAAATQLAQLAGRPA, encoded by the coding sequence ATGCTCGCTACGACGACCGCTCGGCTGACCAGCGCCATCCTGCTCGGCGCGCTGTGTTGTGGCTGCCATCCGGCCCAACACCCGACCGCCACCTCAACCAGCACCGCTGCACCGGCCACCCCGTCCGTGGCGCCGGTGGTCAGGATTGCGCCGCTGCCGGTGCGGCCGGTCGAGAAGTCACAACCGACCACACCCGACAAGTGCCCCGCGACGAATCCGGCCGCCCCGGCACCGTCGAGCGGCGTCCTGGTCACCTGCGACCTCACCCGGACCACACGGTACACCTTGGGACCGGAGATGATGCGGCTCGAGCTGACCCACGTGGACGCCCCCAAGCCGCTGACGGCGGATTTCTACCAAGTGATCCTGACCGTGGACCCGGCCTCGGAGACCGCATGGGCGGGGTTCACTGCGGCACACCCGCACGCCCACATCGCGTTCATCCGCGACGATCTGGTCCTGGAGGCACCGATGATCCAGGAGCAGGTCACGTCCGGGCAGATCGCGCTGACGACCCAAACGGCTGCCGCCGCCACCCAGTTGGCTCAATTGGCGGGCCGACCGGCATGA